The Ancylothrix sp. D3o genomic sequence CCGAGCCAAAAACTGTAACTTTACGGACGTGGCGGTAGGGATAAAAAATCTGAAAAGCTCGCTCCATATCTTGCAGAGAAGCCGACAAAATTTTCCAGTCTAAACGGTCAACTTCCTTACCAGCCAAACGAACAATCGTACTAAGAGAACGCTCTATCCACTTAGCGTACTGATCATTAGGTAGCCGTTCGATTAAATTTAGAACTTTCGCATGGAGGGAATCGCCAGAATCAATATAAGGAGAAGTAGAAATAGCCATAAATTTTGAATCTTGATCAGTAATTTCATTGTATCGAGACTCGCCTTATATCGCGGTCTTATCCTTAGTTTGCCCAAAGAAACCACTGAGTTCAACCAAACACACAAACCCAATTCCAACGCCAAAAAAATCAGAAACGAAAAAGCCTCACAAAGCCGGTGCTAAAGCGAGGCAATCAAAAAAAATTTGTGAAAATAAACAGAGTGTTTTTGCGCTCAAACCCTTAGAGATATTTTTCCAGAGTCTGTGCCAAAGTAGTTTTAGGAACCGCACCCACCACCATATCAACCCGCTGACCCCCCTTGAAAATCATCAAAGTGGGGATACTGCGGATGCCATACTGGCTCGCAACACCCGGATTTTCATCTGTATTCACCTTAACCACTTTTACCTGGCCGCCGTATTGCTGGGCAATTTCATCCACAACCGGCGCGACCATTCTGCAAGGCCCACACCAAGGAGCCCAAAAATCTACTAAAACAGGAAGTTCGCTATCTAGGACTTCTTGCTTAAACGTTGAATCTGTAACTGGTGCTGCTGATGACATTCCTAAGAATCCTTACCTATCAATGGTGTCTTTAAGTTTGTCATTCTACCATCATCCAGCGCCACAACACGGGTACAGGCTGATGACGAGAATGTTAAATCGCCTATTTAAATTAAGGAACCGCCCGAACAGCAGTCCGGGCGGAGTGTGGTGTGAGGAGTGAACGGAAACATTTGTCTCCGCTTCAATTCTATTCTAACGGCTCATTTGGCCGATTCCGTCACAATCAGGGAATTTTTTAATTATTTTTATGGTAAGTGCATTTACTTACCCATCCCCAACTGTTGAGCTTTTTGGTACACCTTACCTTCAGTCAGCAGCGACGGAGCAATCACCACCTCAACTTGCTGCATTTCTTTGATATTCTTAGCCCCAAGGGTTCCCATACTTGTCTGCAAAGCACCCAACAAATTATGAGTGCCATCATCAAGCTGAGCCGGCCCGCGTAAAATCTGCTCCAGAGAGCCGGTAGAACCCACCCGAATCCGAGTTCCGCGTGGCAAAACCGGGCTAGGCGTTGCCATCCCCCAGTGATAACCACGACCAGGAGCCTCTTTAGCCCGCGCAAACGGCGAACCAATCATCACCCCAT encodes the following:
- the trxA gene encoding thioredoxin; the protein is MSSAAPVTDSTFKQEVLDSELPVLVDFWAPWCGPCRMVAPVVDEIAQQYGGQVKVVKVNTDENPGVASQYGIRSIPTLMIFKGGQRVDMVVGAVPKTTLAQTLEKYL